The Neomonachus schauinslandi chromosome 13, ASM220157v2, whole genome shotgun sequence DNA segment GCGCATCAGCGCTTCCCACCGAGCGCTTACTCTGCACCTGGCCCCGTGCTCTGGTCTTTCCCTGCATTTTCTCTTGTTGGTCCTTCCAGCACGTGTGTCCCATCCACGTGCTCAGTCTTCATTTCTTCAAGTGACAAAATTGAGGCTTTGCAAGCATCAGGTGTTGTCTGAGCAGGAGCCAGGGTTTGGACCCAGGCCTGAGTCCTGGAAGCCTTGTTCGGACTTCACCCGCCATGCTGTCATTCTCATCCGGTGAGTTGGCAGCCCTCTTGCACCTCAGGGTCACACGCTGTCCCCTTTGTGCCCGTAGCGGACAACGAGAACAACATCGCCTCCAACCAGTCCCGATCGCCGCCTGCTGTTGTAGAAGAGAAGTGGaaaccccaggcccagaggaaCAGCGCCAACAACAGTAGGTCTCTCCCGGGCCAGAGGTCCGTCCGTGCACCACTAGCCCGGCTCTGGCCACTCCCCTCAGCCCCCCATTCCACCACGTGTACCTCTCGTGGTGATGCAAGACCGCCTCCGAAGCTCTTACACACCTAAGACCTCGTCTGTGGGAATTGTGACCTCACTGGACGGGCAGAAGGAAGCCCCGGGGAGAGGAGGGGATCTTTGTGTGCTCAGAAAGCACATCCTTAGTGATAGAGTCGGAACTGGAGTCCACTCTCCACACTTTCTGTTGGCTGATCTTTCCTGATGCTGTggcctcatttattttattcactagGGATTCCTTTCTCAGAGGCAATTGCTATGTTGAGGAAGAAGTGAGACCAGTTGGCTTCAGAAGGCTAGGGGAGTGACACGTGCAGCAAGTATGTTGCATACGTCCCACTGTATTCTCCGCTCGTGCTCACGGCAGGCATTACCGATCAACCCTAGAACATTATTCCGGTGAGAGTCACATGTTAAagaccaccagcaccaccagttCGTGTGCAAGATGAAACCTCATAGTTCCTAATACTAGGTGCTTAGAGAGGAGTAGGCTGCCGCCAGACGGAGGAACCTCCGATGCCAGGTTTAAtgacctctctctctgtgtcctccgCCAGCCATGACCAGCGGTTTAACGCCCAACAGCATGATCCCCGAGAAGGAGCGGCAGAATATCGCAGAGCGGCTGCTGAGGGTCATGTGCGCCGACCTGGGCGCTCTGAGCGTGGTGAGTGGGAAGGAGTTCCTGAAACTGGCCCAGACGCTGGTGGACAGCGGCGCCCGCTACGGGGCCTTCTCCGTCACGGAGATCCTGGGCAACTTCAACACGCTGGCCCTGAAGCACCTGCCGCGCATGTACAACCAGGTGAAGGTGAAGGTGACGTGTGCCTTGGGCAGCAACGCCTGTCTGGGCATCGGTGTTACCTGCCACTCGCAGAGCGTCGGCCCCGACTCATGCTACATCCTCACGGCCTACCAAGCCGAGGGCAACCACATCAAGAGCTACGTGCTGGGCGTGAAGGGCGCGGACATCCGCGACAGTGGCGACCTGGTGCACCACTGGGTGCAGAACGTGCTGTCGGAGTTTGTGATGTCGGAGATCAGGACAGTGTACGTGACAGACTGCCGGGTGAGCGCGTCCGCCTTCTCCAAGGCCGGCATGTGCCTTCGCTGCTCAGCCTGTGCCTTGAACTCGGTGGTGCAGAGCGTGCTGAGCAAGCGGACGCTGCAGGCCCGCAGCATGCACGAGGTCATCGAGCTGCTCAACGTGTGCGAGGACCTGGCGGGCTCCACGGGCCTGGCCAAGGAAACCTTCGGCTCGCTGGAGGAGACCTCGCCGCCGCCCTGCTGGAACTCGGTCACGGACTCGCTGCTGCTGGTGCATGAGCGGTACGAGCAGATCTGCGAGTTCTACAGCCGCGCCAAGAAGATGAACCTCATCCAGAGCCTCAACAAGCACCTGCTCAGCAACCTGGCGGCCATCCTGACGCCAGTCAAGCAGGCGGTCATCGAGCTGAGCAATGAGAGTCAGCCCACCCTGCAGCTGGTGCTGCCCACCTACGTCAGGCTGGAGAAGCTGTTCACGGCCAAGGCCAACGACGCGGGCACCGTCAGCAAGCTGTGCCACCTTTTCCTGGAGGCCCTCAAGGAGAACTTCAAGGTGCACCCGGCGCATAAGGTGGCCATGATCCTGGACCCGCAGCAGAAGCTGCGGCCCGTGCCGCCCTACCAGCACGAGGAGATCATCGGCAAGGTGTGCGAGCTCATCAACGAGGTGAAGGAGTCCTGGACTGAGGAGGCCGACTTCGAGCCCGCCGCCAAGAAGCCCCGCTCTGCCACGGGCGAGCACCCCGCAGCTCAGGAAGACGATCGGCTTGGGAAGAACGAGGTGTACGATTACCTGCAGGAGCCCCTCTTCCAGGCCACCCCTGATCTCTTCCAGTACTGGTCGTGCGTTACCCAAAAGCACACGAAACTCGCCAAGCTGGCCTTCTGGCTGCTCGCGGTTCCGGCCGTGGGGGCCAGGAGCGGGTGTGTAAATATGTGTGAGCAAGCCCTTCTAATCAAAAGGAGGCGGCTGCTCAGTCCAGAAGATATGAACAAACTCATGTTTCTGAAATCCAACATGCTTTAAGACTTCAGAAcggtaagaaggaagaaaagaaaaagagaagagaaacattaggaagaaaaaccacacacacacaacactgtcgcaaacaaagaaaaaggaatttaagttCTAAACACTGTGGACCTCATTATAAACGCCCCCCCGGAAACTTAAGTGctttttcagtgtgtgtgtgcatgtggtgtgcGGACGCGTCCAGGCGCGTGGGCGTGGGTGTGCGGCGCGGGGGCCCCGTGCTCACCcgcgtgcccccccccccgcgcacgcatgcacacacacacgcaaccCTGGTGCGTGCGCATACGCCTGCTCGTGGGCGCCTGTGCGTTGAACTGGGTGTGTCAGGAAAGCtgagtggggaagagggaagacacTTCACCTCCTTTTCTCAGTGAGGGGGCTTAAAAGACTCCGTTTTCAGGTGTGCAGATTGGTAGGAAGCTGGTTTTGTAAAACGTTCAGGCAGCTGAGATCTGAAGTGACTTGACGCTCTCTGTCCTTGACCCTGTGGCTGttccccttctgccccctccatgcccctcccccaagccctccTGACCCTCCTGCACCCATCCTCTCCCCGGCTGCTCTGCCATGGATTCTCCAGACTGCATCAGATGGACCGTGTCTGCACTGGACTTTGTTCTCGTTCACCTTCAGGGCATTGAGCTGTTGCCTCCGAGATACCCCTGGGGGGTCCCGGGGCAGCCGCCTTAGAAACACACCTATCTATCTCCCCAAATCAGGAAAGGAGACTTTAAGAATATAAAGCtgactttttgctttttaatataagatagaaaaaaaaagacattttttaaagaagtatagaTACTGTCTCcactcaattttttttccctaacattttagcagtttttgctttttttttttttcccccaaatttgatTTTAGACTGCTAGGAGGCACTGAATGTCTATAACTTATGTTTTggaggttttggttttttttggtttttgttttttccagttgCCCTTTTTGTTCCTCAAATCACACTGTAAACTAGCTCATCTCAGTGGTATCTTCAGTATCCTAAGGTTTTTATTAGCCCTCCCTGTACAGTCCCATGTTCACGTATTCGAACAGCCAAGACCACAGACTTGGCTTCGCTGTTTGGAAACCAGGAGTGGGGTTGGAGACCGGGTTTCGCAGATGTGGGTTCGGCGGAAGCCATAGGGAAGCGTGTGGCTTAGGAGTCCTGAATGTGCGCGGGAGACGCGCCCTCCCGGCTCCCTGTGTCCGGCACCGCGAATGTCTGGCTCTCTGCCCAGAGTGCGTTACACTACTCGCCACGTCACCGACACTTCCAGCTCAGCGGGGACTCCCGAGTCCACCCGCGTTCACGTCCGTCGCACCTCAGCCGCacggcccctcccccctccccggggccccaGGGGTCCTGCTGGTGCCATTGCCCACGGCCCTGGGGGTCCCCACGTGAGCCTCGGGCCGCCTTCCAGGACAGCAGTTGAGCGTGGTGCCTTGGGGGCCAAACGGTGGCTGTCTTGAGGGTGGAGTGGCATCGGGCCGCATTTAACTTGAGGCTGTGAAAACTGGCTTTTCTCTCCTGAGCAGCTTAGGTTGCACGTGCTTAGTCCAAATGCCAAGAGCGTGGCCCCTTTGCCCTCCCCAGAGGTGGTTCTGTCAGGGTCAGCGCTCCACCCCCACGCCCCCATGAGTCCCGTGCTGCTGGCCTCCTGGCCCCTCGGTGGCCGTGGCTGTGGGATAGATGGCTGCACCGAGGGCTTCAGGCTAAGAATGACCGCCACCACGGAGGGCTCTTTGCCGAGGCACGTTTCACCGTCTTGAGGTTGACTAAGTCCGCTCCATCCCTTCCTGGTAATAAAGCATTACTTAGCAGTGAGATACCTCGACTCCACAAAGCACTGTACAGCAGCCCCTCCCCGGGTCCGTCGCGCATCAGGAAGTCAAGTTGGTTCAGAAACCCGAGAAGGCTTAGGATCGGAGACCAGAGCGGTGTCCCTGGGGGCCGAGCCTGCTCCTGTCGCCTCACGAGCACTAACGCAGCTTTTCCCTCCGAGTCTTGGACACACTGAGACGCATCGGAACGAGCCGTTCCCACCGGCGCTCCAGCAGGCGGTGGTCTCAGGAACCAGTGGCGTTGCCTCCCGGAGGGGTTCTAGGTACTTCCCCCACATTTCCAGCCGGGGTCACGCCGCCAGAAGAGCCTCCATCTGCACTGGACAGTCACCTCATGTCACTTTCTAGAGAGCGTGGGAGCATCAACGAACATTTTGATCCGAACTTCGGGGAAATCCCGGAAGGCTGCAGGGCTGCTGGGACGGGGGCCCGCGGCAGAAGGCCTGTCCAGCTGTGCTTTGCTGCTGGGGAAGGGTCCACGACTTGGCACTTTGCACCACAGAGGGGGGACCAGAGCTGCCCACCTCGTGTGGCTGGTGGGAGCAGAGCCTTGGAGTCCGTCGTCCCTCTACTGAGAGCAGAGCTGTTCTGCGTTGCCCCATTTTCGGGCCAGACATTTCACTTTGTCGGGAAGCCATCAGAGACCAAGCCCAGCTCCGCGTTCTCTTTGGAACCCGGGGCTGCCCTCTGGAATGAAAGTCTGCGTAAGTCTAGTTAACTACATTCTAGATGTCGTACGTGTCACCCCCGTTCTGTTCTTCCTTCCCGCCTCCGTTCAACCCTTCGGGCTTGGCTTGCTCTGCAGGGTTAAGACAGATGCCGCTAGGCGCCCTGAAAGCTGTCTCCTTCTTGGGGCTGCCTCATCCAGGTCCGGTAACAAGGTGGCAGGTAGTCCTTTGTCTCTCGCAGCCGCTGGTTCCCCCCGAAACTGGTGTCACCGACAGGAAAGGCTGTATCAGGGTGCCCCTTCGGTCTGCTTCCTCCCACAGGCAGGTCCGTAGTGTAAATCTTGCTGCAGCGAACAGCTTAGGAAAACCCAAAGATCTGACAGATCCAGCCACTGGCCCGTCATTTCCAGCAATATCCACCTTATCCAAATTCTAGTTTAGCCAAAGGATTGAGGTAGACTCTTCCAGTTCATCTCCCTGGACCTCCCCTGGCACTGACCTTGAGAAGGGTTCTGTCTTCTGCTCCCCCCCGGTCTGTGACCACTATGGGACTCTCCACCACAGGCCCTCGGTTGCTGGCAGGCCAGGAAATAGGGCCATTTCTGTCATGTTCTCGGCAGCTCAGTGCGGTCTTCTGCTGACTTGGACGTACCTTGTCTCAAGCCATGTGATTCCCAGGACAGAGGTGGTCTTGTTTGACATATGTGGACCCCAGAGGGGAGACGGACAGAGCACACCTCCATCCTGCAGGGTGTTCTCCCTCGTCGGACGCCCAGGCCAAGGACTGCAGCCTCGTGAGTGGTCGATCTGAGTAGCCTGGGCATGGATGCTCTTGTCCCAACACCGGtctccctccctgtgcctggACCCACCGGCCAGGCCTCAGATGGTGgttagaaaccaaaacaaaatggaagGGCCCCCCGAGCAAAGCTGCTGCCGGATACCCGAGCAAAGCTGCTGCCGGATCCCCGAGCAGGCGCCACCAACCCACCTGACAGCCTCAGGCTTGGCGCTCGGGGAATGGCTGTCAGTGGGAAAAGGGTACAAAAGTTTCCTGGCGAGGAGAGAACGGTCTGAGGAAGGACTTTCTTTTTACACGTGGTCCGTAAGCCAGCGAGTGTTCTCCCCTTGAGTTCCCTCC contains these protein-coding regions:
- the ZNF618 gene encoding zinc finger protein 618 is translated as MNQPGGAAAPQADGASAAGRKSTASRERLKRSQKSTKVEGPEPAPAEASLSAEQGTMTEVKVKTELPDDYIQEVIWQGEAKEEKKAVSKDGTGDVPAEICVVIGGVRNQQTLDGKAPEGSPHGGSVRSRYSGTWIFDQALRYASGSYECGICGKKYKYYNCFQTHVRAHRDTEATSGEGASQGNNFRYTCDICGKKYKYYSCFQEHRDLHAVDVFSVEGAPENRADPFDQGVVATDEVKEEPPEPFQKIGPKTGNYTCEFCGKQYKYYTPYQEHVALHAPISTAPGWEPPDDPDTGSECSHPEVSPSPRFVAAKTQTNQSGKKAPASVVRCATLLHRTPPATQTQTFRTPNSGSPASKATAAESAFSRRVEGKAQNHFEETNSSSQNSSEPYTCGACGIQFQFYNNLLEHMQSHAADNENNIASNQSRSPPAVVEEKWKPQAQRNSANNTMTSGLTPNSMIPEKERQNIAERLLRVMCADLGALSVVSGKEFLKLAQTLVDSGARYGAFSVTEILGNFNTLALKHLPRMYNQVKVKVTCALGSNACLGIGVTCHSQSVGPDSCYILTAYQAEGNHIKSYVLGVKGADIRDSGDLVHHWVQNVLSEFVMSEIRTVYVTDCRVSASAFSKAGMCLRCSACALNSVVQSVLSKRTLQARSMHEVIELLNVCEDLAGSTGLAKETFGSLEETSPPPCWNSVTDSLLLVHERYEQICEFYSRAKKMNLIQSLNKHLLSNLAAILTPVKQAVIELSNESQPTLQLVLPTYVRLEKLFTAKANDAGTVSKLCHLFLEALKENFKVHPAHKVAMILDPQQKLRPVPPYQHEEIIGKVCELINEVKESWTEEADFEPAAKKPRSATGEHPAAQEDDRLGKNEVYDYLQEPLFQATPDLFQYWSCVTQKHTKLAKLAFWLLAVPAVGARSGCVNMCEQALLIKRRRLLSPEDMNKLMFLKSNML